One genomic window of Candidatus Nitrosopumilus sediminis includes the following:
- a CDS encoding 4Fe-4S dicluster domain-containing protein has protein sequence MPIDETFPENLKPIGKIHNSDGQFHFMWGPGKLKEASKNEDVQNAYKARGEEITPLGVSGTMVAVDWDSCVADGACIEACPVQVFQWYRTEKDIPAKDVVGQTFEGTGSSVKNERKDFTDKADPIREHDCVWCMACVSVCPPQAIKVDQGNQEAHEKAAGTFQKIDGGTNPHAHH, from the coding sequence TTGCCTATAGATGAAACTTTTCCAGAAAATCTAAAACCAATTGGAAAAATCCACAATTCTGACGGACAATTTCATTTCATGTGGGGCCCTGGAAAATTAAAAGAAGCATCCAAAAACGAGGATGTTCAAAATGCATACAAGGCCAGAGGTGAAGAAATTACTCCGTTGGGCGTAAGTGGCACAATGGTTGCAGTTGATTGGGACTCTTGTGTTGCAGATGGAGCATGTATTGAAGCATGTCCTGTACAAGTTTTCCAGTGGTATAGAACTGAAAAAGACATTCCCGCAAAAGATGTGGTTGGTCAGACTTTTGAAGGAACTGGAAGTTCTGTTAAAAATGAGCGAAAGGATTTCACTGACAAGGCAGATCCAATTCGAGAACATGACTGTGTTTGGTGCATGGCATGCGTTTCTGTTTGTCCGCCACAAGCAATCAAAGTAGATCAAGGAAATCAGGAAGCTCATGAAAAAGCTGCGGGCACATTTCAAAAAATAGATGGTGGCACAAATCCACATGCCCACCATTAA